One Anas platyrhynchos isolate ZD024472 breed Pekin duck chromosome 2, IASCAAS_PekinDuck_T2T, whole genome shotgun sequence DNA segment encodes these proteins:
- the RP9 gene encoding retinitis pigmentosa 9 protein, producing the protein MSRRERRGREEEGEEEEEARGSQARRRSPQEPAASGGGRSQGRHERKRKKQEAQQLQKLQHLESFYEKPPPGLIKENETKPEDCIPDVPGNESAREFLAHAPTKGLWMPLGKEVKVMQCWRCKRYGHRTGDKECPFFIKGNQKLEQFRVAHEDPMYDIIRETKRHEKEMRIQQLKQLLEDSTSEDNDSSDDSDEDDKDSSSSTSSECRDKHKKRKRKKEKKKKEKKKKKKRKHKSSKSNEKLEAD; encoded by the exons ATGTCCCGCAGGGAGCGAAGGGGtcgggaggaggagggggaggaggaagaggaggcgaGGGGCAGCCAGGCGCGGCGCAGGAGCCCACAGGAGCCGGCGGCGAGCGGCGGTGGCAGGAGCCAGGGCCGGCatgagaggaaaaggaagaagcaggagGCGCAGCAGCTCCAGaagctccagcacctggagtcCTT CTATGAGAAACCTCCCCCAGGACTAATTAAG gaaaatgaaacaaaaccagaagactGCATCCCTGATGTACCAGGCAATGAAAGCGCACGAGAATTCCTGGCCCATGCCCCAACAAAAGGGCTTTGGATGCCTTTGGGAAAAGAAGTCAAAGTTATGCAGT gttgGAGGTGTAAGCGTTATGGACACAGAACAGGAGATAAAGAATGCCCATTCTTTATTAAAGGCaatcagaaattggaacaatttAGAGTA gcACATGAAGATCCCATGTATGATATAATAAGGGAAACTAAACgtcatgaaaaagaaatgag GATACAGCAACTGAAACAGCTCTTGGAAGACTCCACCTCAGAGGATAATGACAGCAGTGACGACAGTGATGAGGATGACAAAGATAGTAGCAGCTCCACTTCCTCAGAATGTAGAGAtaaacacaagaaaagaaagagaaagaaagaaaagaaaaaaaaagaaaagaagaagaagaaaaagagaaagcataAGTCATCTAAATCTAATGAGAAGTTAGAAGCTGACTGA